The genomic window GGACCTGCTCTTCGCGCCCTTCCTCTGCTTCGCCATGGACGAGATCGTCAACAGCGCGGGCAAGCTGCGCTACATGTCCGGCGGCCAGTTCAAGTTCCCCATGGTCGTCATGGCGATGACCGGCGGCGGCTGGACCGTGGGCGCCCACCACAACCACAACCTGGAGTCCTGGTTCGTGCACGCCCCCGGACTGAAGGTGGTGATGCCCTCCAACCCCGCCGACTTCAAGGGCCTGCTCAAGTCCGCCATCCGCGACGAGAACCCGGTGCTCTTCTTCACCGACATGGCCCTCTCGTTCAAGCCCGGCGAGGTCCCCGAAGGCGACCACCTGGTGCCCCTGGGCAAGGCCTCGGTGGTGCGCGAGGGGTCCGACGTGACCCTCATCTCCTACGCCAAGACCGTCGACGCCTGCCTGGAGGCCGCCCAGACCCTGGCGGCCCAGGGCGTGGAGGCCGAGGTGATCGACCTGCGCACCCTCAAGCCCCTGGACGAGGCCACGATCCTGGCGTCAGTGGCCCGGACGGGCCGGGCCGTGATCGTGCACGAGGCCGGACGCCTCTGCGGGGTCGGCGCCGAAGTGGCCGCCCTGCTCTCCGAGAAGGCCTTCGCCGACCTCAAGGCCCCCATCGTGCGCCTCACCGGCCCCGACGTGCCGCCGCCCTCCAGCTACGTCCTCGAGCAGGCCTACATCCCCCAGGCCGGCGCCGTGGCCGAGGCCGCCCTCCGCCTGGCCTCGCACTCCGCCGCCCTCAAGCTCGCCCCCAGCCCCGCGGGAGCCTGATTCCCGCCCCACCCAAGGAGATTCCGTGAACCTGCTTCCGACTTTCGCCGTCCTCGCCGTGGCCGCCTCCCTCCAGGCCCAGACCCCCGCCGCCCGCGGCGCCTACCTGGTGAAGACCATGGGCTGCAACGACTGCCACACCCCCCTGAAGATGGGGCCCAAGGGCCCCGAACCCGACATGGACCGCTTCCTCTCCGGCCACCCCGCGGGCCTGAAGATGCCCCCCGCCCCCGACCTGGGACAGGGCCCCTGGGCCTGGGTGGGCAGCGGCACCATGACCGCCTTCTCCGGCCCCTGGGGCACGACCTTCTCGGCCAACCTCACCTCGGACAAGGAGACCGGCATGGGCGCCGTCTCCGAAAAGGACTTCATCCAGATATTCCGCACCGGGCGCCACCTGGGCAAGGGCCGCCCCGTGCTGCCCCCCATGCCCATCCCCGCCGTGAACGAGGCCACCGACGAGGACATCAAGGCCATCTATGCCTTCCTCCAGACCACCAGGCCCATCCGCAACGCGGTGCCGGACATCCTCCCGCCCCGCTCCTGAGGTCCCGTGCTCCCCCGGTTCCTTCTCGCCCTGACCCTGGCCGCCGCCCCCCCCGCGCAGCTCTCCCTCACCGGACTCTACGAGGAGGGCCGGGTGGCCGCGGGCAACCTGCGCTACTCCCCCCAGTACCCGCTCTGGTCCGACGGGGCCGGCAAGTCGCGGTGGATCGCCCTGCCCCCGGGCACCGCCATCGGCACCCAGAACCCCGGCGCCTGGGACTTCCCGGTGGGCACGAAGTTCTGGAAGGAGTTCGCCTTCGGTGGCCGGAAGGTGGAGACCCGCATGCTGTGGAAGGCGGCGGAGACCGAGTGGGTCTACGCCGCCTACCGCTGGCGGGAGGACCAGCGCGATGCCGACCTGGCGCCGGCCGCGGGCGTGGGGGACACCGCCGACCTGGGCGGCGGGTTGAGCCACGCCATCCCCTCCACCGCCGACTGCAGGGCCTGCCACGAGAACGGCCCCACTCCGGTGCTGGGCTTCACCGCCCTGCAGCTCTCCCCCGACCGGGATCCCCTGGCCCCCCACGCCGAGCCCCTCGAACCGGACATGGCCACCCTCCGGACCCTGGCCGAGCGCCGCCTCCTGGACCCGCCCCTGCCGCCGGGCCCCGCCCCGCGCATCCAGGCCGACAGTCCCCGGGCCCGCGCCGTGCTGGGCTACCTCGCGACCAACTGCGGCACCTGCCATACCCCTGCGAGCCCCATCCGGGGCGTCAGCCTCGACCTGACCCCCGGCTCGGGCACCGCCACCACCGTGGGCCGCCTCGGCCACTACCGCATCCCCGGCGACGAGGCCCCGAGCTCCATCGTCCGCCCCGGAGACCCCGGGCACAGCTCCCTGCTCTACCGCATGGCCTCCGGCCACGCCGAGGCCCGCATGCCCCCCATGGGAAACGCCCTGCCGGACCGGGAAGCGGCTGAACTCGTACGGGCCTGGATCGCGTCCTTGCGCGACCCCGGCGACGGCCGTACGCTTCCCCCCGGACCCGCAGGAAACGGCCCATCCGACCCGAGGAGGGCGCCATGATCATGGAACTTGCCGAGCAGGAGGCGGATCTCCTGAAACTCCTTCTGGTGAAGGAGCTGGAAGAGACCCGGGTGGAAGTGCATCACGCCAGGAACATGGATTTCAAGCTTGGCCTGGAGGCCCGGGAGGCCAACCTGAAGAGCCTGCTCAACCGGTTCCAGCGCCCTAACCTCTGATATGTATTGGCCTGTCAAGGCTGGCAGCCAACTATTTCTCTTTTCCGGCAGTGTGTAGGGAGCAGAACGGACGGCATGCCGACGGTTGATCAGTCTGATATGCGCGGGTTGGGTACCGCATGACAACGGGTTCGTCGAGGAGCTGCCTCGATCTAGTGGCGAGGGTCATTCCAGAAGCGAATGCCTCTTAGAGGGTTCGAGGATTCTCCCACCGTTGTCCGTTCTGCTGCCGACACACTGCGGCTGCACTTCAGCCAGCTAAGGCTTGGGGGTAGGCGGTGGCAGGGCCTGGCCAATGGCCCAGAGGAAGCCGGTCAGCTCGCGGGCGATGGCCGTGCAGGTCTGGACCTTCTTCTTGCCCCTGGCCTCGAACTGCCGGTAGCGTGCGCAAAGGCGCTTCTGTGCAGCCCAGGCGATGGTCTGCACTGCTTCTGGAGCACGTTCGGCCCGTCTTTGCAGGCTCGGGGTTTTCCTCGCGGGATGCCGGTAGGTCCATGCTGCCTCCACCAGGACCCTGCGCACATGGCCATTGCCGGTCTTGGTGATCCCCCCGCGGGACCGGGTCTCGCCACTGGAATGCTCGCTGGGAACCACCCCCAGATACTTCATCAACTGGGGTGCATTGGCGAATCGCCTCAAATCGCCGATCTCAGCCACGATCGTGGTCGCAGTGAGGCGGTTGATCCCGCGCAGGGCCATGTAGCCTTCGATCAGCCTGGAGAAGGCCGAACTCGATCCGGCGGTTTCGATCTGCTCGTCGAAGGCCGCAACCCGTCTGGTCATGGCCTGGACCGTATCGACATATTCCTGAAAGACGATTTGTTGGACCGGCTGGTCGAACTTCATGGTTTCCAGCCAGCGGAGATGGGCCTGGGTCCACCGGGTTTTTCCGGAATAGGTCCGCCCGTGCCGCAGCAGGAAGGCCAACAGTCGCTGCTTGGCGACGTGCTGCAAATGCTTCAGGTCCTCCCGAGCCCGGGTCAGATCCCGCAGGGCCTCCTGGGCTTCGTCGGGCACCCATATTGCCGTTAGTTCCCCGGCCCGGTGGAGCCTGGCCAAGGTCAGACTATCGCGGCGGTCGGTTTTGACCCGGTCCCCAGGTTTCCTGGGAATGAGGGACGGCGCCACAACCTGGCACTCCAGCCGTAAAGCGAGTAGTTGCCGATAAAGGATGTAACCGCAGGGGCCCGCTTCGTAGCAGAACGAAAGCGTCGCGCCATCCTTCCGGAGTTGCCTCACAAGTTTCACCACGGCCTCCGGTGTATTGGCGATCTCACCCACGTACCGAACTTCCCCTTCGTGGGCTTCAGCCACCGAGACCGCAATCGTCTCCTTGTGGACATCCAGCCCGACGTACTTGCTCACCTTGCTAGAATCGTTCACGGCCTGTCCTCCTCAATTACGGCTCTGAGCCGGTTGTGTAATGCGCACTGAGCTTAACCCGCGTCATTTAAGGACGGACAGGCCCCTTTGAGGAGCCTGGGGCCTTGCCTCGGTGGGCCTTGCGCACCACCCTTTAGACAGCCGGGCGGAGGTTAGGGCTACCGCAGGGATGCGACCCGAGCGCCGACCCGGGCCCGGAAACAGGGTGGGCCGGAGTCATCCGGCCCCGTCCTTGGCAACCGCCTTTCCAACCGGCCCAGTTTCTGGGCTTCAGGCGATAAATCCCGGGGGTCTGGGGGCAGAGCCCCCGGGGATCTCGTTCTAACGGCCCGCCTGATTCGTGTCAGGCCAATACATGATGTCTAGATGGTGTTTTAGAAATAGAAGGCCCCGCGATGATGGCTAGTCCACCTGCCTCATGCGGGTGGTGTGGCCCTTCACGCCGTCGCTGAACACGAGGTCCAGCGAGGCCGCCGAAGTCTGGAAGGTCCGCTGGCCGCCTTCGAGGATGGCCACCACCTCCCCTGTGGCCGTGTCCCTGACCATGACGGCGGGGTGCGCGGCGGCGTCCCAGTCCAGGGCCACCTCGCCTGCCGAGACCCGGCGCAGGGAGGGTTGCCCCGCAACGACCCGGGGCGAGGTGCGGCTTGCGAGGATCTGCCCGTCCTTGAGGACCCTGAGGCTGGCCAGGGCATCCAGGTCGGCGGAGGCCGCGGGCAGGGCCACGAGGAAGTGCCGGTCGTGGGGACCCGGGTCGCAACCCATCTCCTCGGCTTCCATGGGGGAGGTAAGGACCACATTTCCGCCGGCGTCCAGGCCTTCCAGGCGCAGGTCCCCTTCCGGCTGGACCGGGGACGGGACGGCGCGGGTGCGGAATCCGGGGAGCAGTTCGACGGAGCCGTCCTTGTGCACGATGCCCCGGGCGATGAGGCACTCCCGGGCCGTATCCGCGGCCGTGGCCACGTAGGCGCCGGTGGCCGCGCGGGTGGTGATGACCTTCTTGTAGTTGTAGTCGCTCACCCAGACCGGACTGCAGTAGCTCATGACGTCCACCACCGAGGTGGGCGATTCGAGGATGTTCCGGGTGCTGTCGTAGCCCCAGACGCCGATGACGCCGCTGGCGTACGGATAGCCGGTGTCGTACGAGGAGACCCCGCACGGCGCGTGGGACAGGCCGAAATTGTGCCCGACCTCGTGGGCGAAGACCTCCGGGTAGAGCCCGCCGTCGGCATAGTTGGCGCTCTTGTCCCAGCCGATGGCCGTGCGCGCGGAGTAGGGAGAGTTGAGGGTCGGGACGTACCCCATCCCGGCCGTGCCGCTGGCGTAGGGCGTCGTCACGGCCCCGTAGTAGTACCGGCCGGTGGCGCCGTCCGCGGCGTGCTTGGCGGAGAGGTCGCTCAGGAGCTTGCTCCAGGTGGTGTCGTCAGTGGCGCTGAGGGTGGAGACCGAACCGGTGAAGGGAGCCCCCACGAGGATGTCCAGGTCGGCGATGGGCCACATCCTGGCCAGCCGCGCCACCCACGACGCCTTGGTGGCCTCGGTCACGTTGGCCGTGCCGCTGGACAGCACCACGGGGAAGATCGTGGTGCGGAAGGTGGGAACCGTGGTCACCGCGAGGGCGACCGTGGTCGTGTTGTTGGTGCGGTCCCCCTCGGCGACCAGGCCTCCGGGGTCGATCACCGCCTCGATCGCATAGCCGGTGCCCACCGGGGACGCCAGGTCCGTTCCGGGGATGGCCAGGTTCCAGCTGGAGGCGAGGGTGCCTTCGGCCACCGTCAGCGGGGTGCCGGCGCCCGGTGCGGCGACGGTCTTGGGATAGCCGGAGACGGCGGTTCCGTTGTTGGTGAGGGTGACCTGAACCACGGGCGCGGCGGTGTTGGCCTGGTTGGCCAGCACGTAGACCCGGGCGAGTCCGTTCTTGCCGGCGATGATGGGCACGGAATTGTCGGGGGTCTGGGTGCTCTGGGTGAATTCGATCTTCGCCACCGCCAGATCCAGGGTGGAGCCGGGGGGGAAGACCACGATGGACAGGGCCGCCGTGGCGGAGCCGCCGCCATTGGAGGCGGTGACGGTGTAAGTCGCCATGGCGGTCGCCGCCGTGGGCGTGCCGCTGATGACGCCGGTGGCGGTGTTCAGGGCCAGCCCTGGGGGCAGGGACGGGCTGACCGCGTAGGAGGCCACGGCGCCGCCGCCCGAAGTGGATGGGACGTTCGCCGCGATGGCGGTGCCGACCGCGTAGTAGGCCCTGGTCACCGTGTAGGTCAGGCCCGAGGGAGCCACCTCCACGACGGAGAGGGTGAGGGTGGCCTGGGCGCTGCCCGCGGGGTTGGAGCCCGTGACGACATAGCTGGCCGGAGCCGTCAGCGTCGTGGGCATCCCGGAGATGACGCCGGTGGCGGGGTCCATGGCCAGGCCCGCGGGAAGGGCCGGGCTGACGACGTAGCCCGTCGGCGCGCCGCCGCTGAAGGAGGGGCTGTTGGCCGTGATCGCGATGCCGCGGGGGTAGGCCGCCGTCGTCCGGGTGTAGGTGAGGTTGGCCGGGGCCACTTCCACCACGGACAGGGTGAGCGTGGTGGTCACGCTGCCGGTGGCGTTGGAGGCCGTCACGACGTAGGCGGCGGCGGCCGTGACGGCGGTGGGGGTTCCGGTGATGACGCCGGAGGCGGAGCTGAGCGACAGGCCCGCGGGAAGGGCCGGCTCGATCAAATAGCCGGTGGGCGTGCCGCCGGTGTGGGAGGGCGTGTTGGCGGCAATGGCGGCGCCCCGGGCGTAGACGGCGGTGGGGATGCCGTAGGACACCCCCGTGGGGGCGGCGTCGTTCACCGTGATGGTGAGCCCCGCGGTGGTGCCGCCTGCGGAGTTGGTGGCCGTCACGGTGTAGGTGGCCCTGGCTGTGATGGCGGTGGGGGTTCCGCTGACGGCGCCGGTCGAGGAGCTCAGGCTCAGACCCGCCGGCAGGGTGGGGGTGACGGAATACCGGGCCGGGGTTCCGCCCGTGGAGGAGGGCAGATCGGGGGTGATGGCCTCGCCGATGGTGAAGACCGCCGGGTTGGCGGCGTAGGTGAGATTGGCGGGTCCCTGGGGCGCCGGCGTGGAGGAGCCTCCCCCCCCGCATCCGAGGTTGACAAGGAGACTGCCGGCCAGGAAAAGGCCGATCCATCGGAAAGGTCGCATCATGCCCCCGCGGCAAACGTCGCCAACCCAATTATAAGATAATGAGTCTCATGGGGTTCGTTGAATATTTTATAACTGCTTCTCCGTTCGTTTCCGGGCTTCAATCCACCTGTTTCAGGTGGGTGGTGTGGCCCTTGATTCCATCGCTGAACACCAGGTCCAGGGCGGCGGCCTGGGTCCGGATCGTCCGCTCCCCGCCGGCGAGGACGGCGATGACCTCCCCGGTGGAGGCATCCCGCACCAGGAGCCCCGGATGGACACGGGCATCCCAGGTGATCGTCACGTCCTCGCCGGAGGCGCGGCGGACCGCGGGACCGGCGCTTGGGGCCCCGGCCGAGGTGCGGCTGGCCAGGATCCGGCCTTCCTTCAGGATCCTCAGGTCCGCCAGGGCGTCCAGGTCGCTGGAGGCCAGGGGAAGGGCCGCGAGGAAATGCCGGTCGCGGGGGGCCCCTCCGCAGCCCGCCTCCACCGCCTCCAGGGGCGCGGTGAAGAGGAGCCGGCCCGTGGCGTCCAGGCCCTCCACCCGCAGGTCGGATTCCACCGGGGGGATCGTCGGCGCCGCCCCGGTGCGGAACCCGGGGAGCAGCTCGACCGTGCCGTCCTCGTGAAGGAGGCCGCGCACGAGCAGGCACTCCCGGGGGTCCTCGGGGGAGGCCACCAGGAACCCGCCGGTGACGTTGCGGTTGGCGAGAACCTTCTTGTAGTTGTAGTCGCTGACCCAGTTGGGGCTGCAGTAGCCCATGATGTCGTTCCAGGACGTGGGGGCGTAGAGGGTGTTGGAGACGCTGTCGTACGCCCAGGTGCCGATGATGCCGTTGGCGTAGGGATAGCCGGCGTCGGGGTTGGCGACTCCGCCGCAGGGGGCGTGATAAAGGCCGAAGGTGTGGCCGATCTCGTGGGCGAAGACCTCCGGGTACTTGCCGCCGTCGGCGTAGCCGCTGGCCTTGTCCCAGCCGATGGCCGTGCGGTAGCGGTAGTTGGCGCCCGGGCCGGCGATGTAGCCCAGGCCGGCCACGCCGCTGCCGTAGGGGATGCTCAGGGCCCCGTAGTAGTAGCGGTTGGTGGCCGCATCCGCCTGGTGCTTGAGCGCGAGATCGCTGAGGAGGGCGCTCCAGCCCGTTCCGTCGGAGCCCAGGGTCGCCACCGAGCCGGTGAAGGTGGCCCCCACGAGGACGTCCACGTCGGCCACGGGCCACATCTTGGCCAGCCGGGCCACCCAGGCGGCCTTGTTGGCCTCCGTGATGTTGCCCGTTCCGCTGGAGAGAACCACGGGGAAGATCGTGGTGCGGAAGGTGGGCACGGTGGCGCCGGTGAGCGCCACCGTGGTCGTGTTGTTCGTGCGGTCCGCCTCGGCGACCAGGGCCTGGGGGTCCACCACGGCCGTGAGGGCGTAGCCGGTCCCCGCGGGGGCGGCCAGGTCCGAGCCGGGGATGGCCAGGTTCCAGCTGGAGGCCAGGGTTCCTTCGGCGACCGCCAGGGGCACGCTGGCGCCGGGGGCCGGGATGGTCCTGGGGTAGCCCGCGACCGGGATCCCGTCGTTGGTGAGGGTGAGCTGCACCGCCGGCGCCACGGTGTTGGCCTGGTTGGCCACCACGAAGACCCGGGCGACCCCGCTCTTGCCGGCGAGGATGGGCACGCTGTTGTCGAGGGTCTGGGGGCTCTGCATGAGCTCGATGGCGTCCACGGTCAGGTCCAGGGTCGGGCCGGGAGGATAGACCACGATGGACAGGGAGGCCGTGGCCGCGCCGCCCGGATTGGAGGCGGTCACGGTGTAGTTGGCCTTCGCCGTGGAGGTGGTGGGCGTCCCGCTGATGACGCCCGTGGTGGCGCTGATGGCGAGCCCCTGGGGAAGGGCCGGGGACACCGCGTAGGCGGTCGCGGGATCGCCGCCGCTGGTGGACGGGGTGTTGGGAGTGGCCGGGACGCCCACGGAATAGTAGGCCTTCGCCAGGGTGTAGGTCAGGCCGGTGGGGGCCGCCTCGACCACCCGGAGGGTGAGGGTGGCCTGGGTGCTCCCGGCGGTGTTGGAGGCCGTGATCACGTAGGGGGCCGAGGCGGCCGCGGCGGTGGGGGTACCGGTGATCACGCCGGTGGAGGTGCTGAGGACCAGGCCCGCAGGGAGGGCCGGACTTACCGCGTAGGCGTCGGGGACCCCGCCCGCGTTGGAAGGCGCGTTGGCCGTGATGGCGGTGCCGTGTTGGTACACGGCGGGGTTGAGGCTGTAGACCAGGGCCGTCGGGGCCGGTTCCACCACGGTGAGGGTGAGGGTGGCCTGCGCACTGCCGCCGGTGTTGGAGGCCGTCACGAGGTAGGGGGCCGAGGCGGCCGTGGCGGTGGGCGTCCCGGTGATCACGCCGGTGGAGGTATTAAGGGCCAGGCCCGCCGGCAGGGAGGGGCTGACCACGTACGAGGCCACCACCCCGCCCCCGTGGGAGGGCGTGTTGGCGGTGATGGCGGTTCCGCGGATGTAGACGGCCGGGTTGAGGCTGAAGGCCAGGGCCGTGGGCGCCGGTTCCACCACCGTGAGGGTGAGGGTGGCCTGCGTGCCGCCCAGGGCGTTGGAGGCCGTCACGGTGTAGGTGGCGGCGGCGGTCTGGGCCGTGGGCGTCCCCGCTATGACGCCGGTGGCGGTGTCAAGCGCGAGCCCGGCGGGAAGGGCCGGGGCGACGGCGTAGGCGGTCGGCCCGCCCCCGCCGTGCGTTGGCACGTTGGACGGAATGGCCACGCCCCGGGTGTACACCGCCGGATTGGCGCTGTAGGCCAGTCCCGTCGGGGCCTGATCCACCACCGACAGGGTGAGGGTGGCCTGGGCGCTGCCCGCGGTGTTGGTGGCCGTGACGACATAGGGGACCGCAGCGGCGAGGGCCGTGGGGGTCCCGGTGATCGCGCCGGTGGCGGTGCTGAAGGCCAGGCCCGCGGGCAGGGCCGGGCTGATCGCGTAGGCGCTGGGGACGCCGCCCGCATTGGAGGGCGTGTTGGCCGGGATGGCGGTGCCCCGGGCGTAGACCGCCGGATTGAGGCTGTAGGCGAGGGACGTGGGGGTCACGTCCACCACCGAGAGGATGAGGGTCGCCAGGGTTGACCCGCTGGTGTTGGTGGCGGTGACGGCGTAGGCGTCCGGGGCGGCGAGGGCCGTGGGGGTCCCGGTTATCACGCCGGTCGAGGTATTGAGCGCGAGCCCGGCGGGGAGGGCCGGACTGACCGCGTACGAGACGACCACGCCCCCGCCGTGGGAGGGGGTGTTGGCGGCGATGGCCGCACCCCGGGTGTAGACCGCGGGGTTGAGGCCGTAGGCCAGGGTCGTGGGGGCCGGTTCCACCACCGACAGGATGAGGGTGGCCTGGGCGCTGCCGCCGGTGTTGGTGGCCGTGACCACGTACGGGGCCGCGGCTGCGAGGACGGTGGGGGTTCCGGTGATCGCCCCGGTGCCGGCGTCCAGGGACAGCCCCGCGGGAAGCGCCGGGGCCACCAGGTAGGAGGCCACCGGGCCGCCTGCGCTGGAAGGAAGGTCGGCGGCGATGGCGGCGCCCCGGAAGAACACCGCCGGGTTGGCGCTGTAGGCCAGGCCCGTCGGCGCCTGCTCCAGCACCGAGAGGACGAGGATGGCCTGGGCGAAGCCGCCGGTGTTGGTGGCCGTGACCGTATAGGAGGCCGGGGAGGCCGTGGCGAGGGGCGTCCCGGTGATCGCGCCCGTGGCCGCGTCGAGGGCGAGACCCGCGGGAAGGGCCGGACTGACGGCGTAGGAGACCACCGCGCCCCCTGCGCTGGAGGCCAGGTTGGCCGCGATGGGCAGGCCCCGCTGGTAGACGGCCGTGGCCATGGTGTAGGCGAGGTTCGAGGGCGCGGCGTCGTTCACCGTGATGGCCACGGCCGCCGCGGCGCTGCCCGCCGAATTGGAAGCGGTGACGGTGTAGGTGGCCCGCGCGGTGATGGCCCCCGGGGTTCCGCTGATGACACCGGAGGCGGCGCCCAGACTGAGCCCGGCGGGGAGGGCCGGGGTGACGCTGTAGGCGGTTGGCGCCCCCCCCGTGTGGGAGGGGACGTCGTTGGCGATGGCCTGCCCCAGCGTGAAGGTGGCCGGATTGGCGGAGTACGCCAGGCCCGAGGGGGCCTGGACGGCCGGGGTGGGCGAACCCCCCCCGCCGCCGCTGCAGCCCGAAAGGACGAGGAGACAGACAGTCAAAACCAGGCCAAACCAACGGAATGGTCGCATCGTGCCCCCTCGGTATGAATCAATACTCCCATCCGAGGATGGGTTTGGCCATGGGCAATGGCTGATCCCGATTAACGATCAGACAAGCGGCCCATCAGGGCTTGAGGTGCTTGCCCAGGAACGTCTCCATGGCGCCGTAGAACGCGAAGCGGTTCTCCTCGTTATGGAAGCCGTGGCCTTCGTTGTCCTTGACCAGGTACTCCACCTCCACTCCGCGCTTCTTGAGGGCGGCCACCATCTGGTCGCTCTCGTCCTTGTTCACGCGGGGATCCTTGGCGCCCTGGGCGACGAGGAGCGGGGTCTTGATGCGGTCCGCCAGGAAGGCCGGGCTCGTGGCCTCCATGCGGGCCTTGTCCGTCTCAGGGTTGCCCACCATCTCGTACATCATTTCCAGGAAGGGCTTCCAGTAGGGCGGGATGGTCTTCATGAAGGTGAAGAGGTTGGAGACGCCCACGTAGTCGACGGCCGCCGCGTAGAGGTCGGGCGTGAGGGTGACGCCGGCGAGGGTGGCGTAGCCGCCGTAGCTGCCGCCGTAGATGGCGACCCGCTTGGGATCGGCGATCCCCTGCTTCACGAGCCAGGCCACGCCGTCGGTGATGTCGTCCTGCATGGTGCCGCCCCACTGCTTGAAGCTGGCTTCCCAGAACTTCCTGCCGTAGCCCGTGGAGCCCCGGAAGTTCATCTGGAACACGGCATAGCCGCGGCTGGCCAGGAACTGCACCTCGGGGTTGAAGCCCCAGACGTCCCGGTGCCAGGGGCCCCCGTGGGGGTTGATCACCACGGGCAGGCCCTTGGCCTCCCTGCCGTTGGGCAGGGTGAGGTAGCCGTTGATGGTGAGGCCGTCCCGGGAGGTGTAGGTGACCGGCTTCATGGGCGCCATGTCGGCCTCCTTGAGCCAGGGCGAGACCTGGGCCAGGAGGGTGAGGCTGCCGGTGGCCTTGTCGTAGAGGTACCGGGCGCCCCGGGAGCGGTCATTGTAGGCGGCGACGATGAAGTGCTTCTCGGCCTTGTCGCTGGCCGTGAAGGCCACCTCGTAGCCCGGCAGCTTCGCGGAAACCTTCTCGAACATGGCCTTGGACTCGCCGTCCAGGAAGTGGCGCTCCGGCTTC from Geothrix sp. 21YS21S-2 includes these protein-coding regions:
- a CDS encoding alpha-ketoacid dehydrogenase subunit beta; the protein is MQNITVEAAVGQALAEEMRRDPTVLIFGEGVATKRKDLLEAFGSARVRNTPLAEGIIAGTAAGAAATGLRPVVDLLFAPFLCFAMDEIVNSAGKLRYMSGGQFKFPMVVMAMTGGGWTVGAHHNHNLESWFVHAPGLKVVMPSNPADFKGLLKSAIRDENPVLFFTDMALSFKPGEVPEGDHLVPLGKASVVREGSDVTLISYAKTVDACLEAAQTLAAQGVEAEVIDLRTLKPLDEATILASVARTGRAVIVHEAGRLCGVGAEVAALLSEKAFADLKAPIVRLTGPDVPPPSSYVLEQAYIPQAGAVAEAALRLASHSAALKLAPSPAGA
- a CDS encoding c-type cytochrome; translated protein: MNLLPTFAVLAVAASLQAQTPAARGAYLVKTMGCNDCHTPLKMGPKGPEPDMDRFLSGHPAGLKMPPAPDLGQGPWAWVGSGTMTAFSGPWGTTFSANLTSDKETGMGAVSEKDFIQIFRTGRHLGKGRPVLPPMPIPAVNEATDEDIKAIYAFLQTTRPIRNAVPDILPPRS
- a CDS encoding IS110 family transposase, translated to MSKYVGLDVHKETIAVSVAEAHEGEVRYVGEIANTPEAVVKLVRQLRKDGATLSFCYEAGPCGYILYRQLLALRLECQVVAPSLIPRKPGDRVKTDRRDSLTLARLHRAGELTAIWVPDEAQEALRDLTRAREDLKHLQHVAKQRLLAFLLRHGRTYSGKTRWTQAHLRWLETMKFDQPVQQIVFQEYVDTVQAMTRRVAAFDEQIETAGSSSAFSRLIEGYMALRGINRLTATTIVAEIGDLRRFANAPQLMKYLGVVPSEHSSGETRSRGGITKTGNGHVRRVLVEAAWTYRHPARKTPSLQRRAERAPEAVQTIAWAAQKRLCARYRQFEARGKKKVQTCTAIARELTGFLWAIGQALPPPTPKP
- a CDS encoding putative Ig domain-containing protein, which gives rise to MRPFRWIGLFLAGSLLVNLGCGGGGSSTPAPQGPANLTYAANPAVFTIGEAITPDLPSSTGGTPARYSVTPTLPAGLSLSSSTGAVSGTPTAITARATYTVTATNSAGGTTAGLTITVNDAAPTGVSYGIPTAVYARGAAIAANTPSHTGGTPTGYLIEPALPAGLSLSSASGVITGTPTAVTAAAAYVVTASNATGSVTTTLTLSVVEVAPANLTYTRTTAAYPRGIAITANSPSFSGGAPTGYVVSPALPAGLAMDPATGVISGMPTTLTAPASYVVTGSNPAGSAQATLTLSVVEVAPSGLTYTVTRAYYAVGTAIAANVPSTSGGGAVASYAVSPSLPPGLALNTATGVISGTPTAATAMATYTVTASNGGGSATAALSIVVFPPGSTLDLAVAKIEFTQSTQTPDNSVPIIAGKNGLARVYVLANQANTAAPVVQVTLTNNGTAVSGYPKTVAAPGAGTPLTVAEGTLASSWNLAIPGTDLASPVGTGYAIEAVIDPGGLVAEGDRTNNTTTVALAVTTVPTFRTTIFPVVLSSGTANVTEATKASWVARLARMWPIADLDILVGAPFTGSVSTLSATDDTTWSKLLSDLSAKHAADGATGRYYYGAVTTPYASGTAGMGYVPTLNSPYSARTAIGWDKSANYADGGLYPEVFAHEVGHNFGLSHAPCGVSSYDTGYPYASGVIGVWGYDSTRNILESPTSVVDVMSYCSPVWVSDYNYKKVITTRAATGAYVATAADTARECLIARGIVHKDGSVELLPGFRTRAVPSPVQPEGDLRLEGLDAGGNVVLTSPMEAEEMGCDPGPHDRHFLVALPAASADLDALASLRVLKDGQILASRTSPRVVAGQPSLRRVSAGEVALDWDAAAHPAVMVRDTATGEVVAILEGGQRTFQTSAASLDLVFSDGVKGHTTRMRQVD
- a CDS encoding putative Ig domain-containing protein yields the protein MTVCLLVLSGCSGGGGGSPTPAVQAPSGLAYSANPATFTLGQAIANDVPSHTGGAPTAYSVTPALPAGLSLGAASGVISGTPGAITARATYTVTASNSAGSAAAAVAITVNDAAPSNLAYTMATAVYQRGLPIAANLASSAGGAVVSYAVSPALPAGLALDAATGAITGTPLATASPASYTVTATNTGGFAQAILVLSVLEQAPTGLAYSANPAVFFRGAAIAADLPSSAGGPVASYLVAPALPAGLSLDAGTGAITGTPTVLAAAAPYVVTATNTGGSAQATLILSVVEPAPTTLAYGLNPAVYTRGAAIAANTPSHGGGVVVSYAVSPALPAGLALNTSTGVITGTPTALAAPDAYAVTATNTSGSTLATLILSVVDVTPTSLAYSLNPAVYARGTAIPANTPSNAGGVPSAYAISPALPAGLAFSTATGAITGTPTALAAAVPYVVTATNTAGSAQATLTLSVVDQAPTGLAYSANPAVYTRGVAIPSNVPTHGGGGPTAYAVAPALPAGLALDTATGVIAGTPTAQTAAATYTVTASNALGGTQATLTLTVVEPAPTALAFSLNPAVYIRGTAITANTPSHGGGVVASYVVSPSLPAGLALNTSTGVITGTPTATAASAPYLVTASNTGGSAQATLTLTVVEPAPTALVYSLNPAVYQHGTAITANAPSNAGGVPDAYAVSPALPAGLVLSTSTGVITGTPTAAAASAPYVITASNTAGSTQATLTLRVVEAAPTGLTYTLAKAYYSVGVPATPNTPSTSGGDPATAYAVSPALPQGLAISATTGVISGTPTTSTAKANYTVTASNPGGAATASLSIVVYPPGPTLDLTVDAIELMQSPQTLDNSVPILAGKSGVARVFVVANQANTVAPAVQLTLTNDGIPVAGYPRTIPAPGASVPLAVAEGTLASSWNLAIPGSDLAAPAGTGYALTAVVDPQALVAEADRTNNTTTVALTGATVPTFRTTIFPVVLSSGTGNITEANKAAWVARLAKMWPVADVDVLVGATFTGSVATLGSDGTGWSALLSDLALKHQADAATNRYYYGALSIPYGSGVAGLGYIAGPGANYRYRTAIGWDKASGYADGGKYPEVFAHEIGHTFGLYHAPCGGVANPDAGYPYANGIIGTWAYDSVSNTLYAPTSWNDIMGYCSPNWVSDYNYKKVLANRNVTGGFLVASPEDPRECLLVRGLLHEDGTVELLPGFRTGAAPTIPPVESDLRVEGLDATGRLLFTAPLEAVEAGCGGAPRDRHFLAALPLASSDLDALADLRILKEGRILASRTSAGAPSAGPAVRRASGEDVTITWDARVHPGLLVRDASTGEVIAVLAGGERTIRTQAAALDLVFSDGIKGHTTHLKQVD